One Sneathiella sp. P13V-1 genomic region harbors:
- a CDS encoding methyl-accepting chemotaxis protein, which produces MSFVAEKFRKVKLGRKKNADSAGAKSGIRMRLYAAFGAIALLTLVAGLVGWTQFNNLGQALQDTTNKSANSIELAYKLSQSAEAAVSVVPNILKADSRKDLDVQTEIANTHLAALDENVVALNGEDIDFELVGQIQEKAAELETGINDLKSSVEKLLDQGAAARDFTEITTMRHKEITAIIEPYVEILRQNMSAETTDLSFEDNLEKVQEGVVKLIEQDVEIYGRAINLMSNLNMSAALLNRMNVATDLTTLKELEDEFTVYSTRLKISLLLPDFEGKAKLSDLAVKLADSAGREGGILENRRAYIKTLGEVQQISFGLKQGVEAMSEVVGKISEEIKAGTAAAIKAADEQITQGKVILATISIASLVFAVLIAWLYVGRNLMKRLNALVRDMTQIAGGDLNTEVAVAGSDEITAMATALVGFRDNAREAEQMRVESERQRREREEAEHKAEQEAREAEERARAEKERLEQEAEVQRKAELTKLADDFEGSVKHLVESFASATTQMEASSDVMSNAASDTEQRSGSVSAASDVASASVDSVAAATEELTSSINEISRQVGQAANIANGAVTEAERTNQMVTSLNEAASRIGDVVGLINDIAGQTNLLALNATIEAARAGDAGKGFAVVASEVKNLASQTAKATEEISSQIKAVQDETSSAVGAIGSITSTIGQINEIATSIASAVEEQGAATGEISRSVQQAAQSTQEVSRNIEGVNQAAQTTGATAGEVKLVSASLSKEVTELEAEVNNFLARVRA; this is translated from the coding sequence ATGAGTTTCGTCGCGGAAAAATTCCGTAAGGTCAAATTAGGGCGCAAAAAAAATGCCGATAGTGCGGGGGCAAAATCAGGCATTCGGATGCGTTTATACGCAGCATTTGGGGCGATTGCTCTTTTAACACTGGTTGCTGGACTGGTCGGTTGGACGCAGTTCAATAACTTGGGACAAGCGCTTCAGGATACAACGAATAAGTCTGCGAACTCAATTGAGCTCGCCTACAAACTCTCCCAAAGCGCGGAAGCGGCGGTATCAGTAGTGCCGAATATATTGAAAGCTGATTCCCGAAAAGATTTGGATGTGCAAACAGAAATTGCGAACACTCATCTTGCGGCTCTTGATGAAAATGTTGTTGCGCTGAATGGTGAGGATATAGATTTCGAACTGGTTGGCCAAATTCAGGAAAAAGCTGCGGAACTGGAGACAGGCATCAATGATCTGAAGTCAAGTGTCGAAAAACTTTTGGATCAAGGGGCAGCAGCCCGTGATTTTACAGAAATCACAACGATGCGCCATAAAGAGATTACCGCGATTATCGAACCATATGTCGAAATTCTGCGTCAAAACATGTCAGCGGAAACAACGGATCTGTCGTTTGAAGATAATCTTGAGAAAGTTCAAGAAGGTGTCGTGAAGCTGATTGAACAGGATGTGGAAATTTATGGCCGTGCCATAAATCTTATGAGCAACCTGAATATGAGCGCAGCTCTTCTCAACAGAATGAATGTTGCAACTGATCTCACAACTTTGAAAGAGCTTGAAGACGAATTTACGGTTTACAGTACTCGGTTGAAAATTTCTCTTTTGCTTCCCGATTTTGAAGGGAAGGCCAAGTTATCAGACCTCGCGGTGAAACTCGCTGACTCAGCCGGACGTGAAGGCGGTATTCTCGAAAACCGGCGTGCTTATATTAAAACTCTGGGTGAGGTTCAACAGATCAGCTTTGGGTTAAAGCAAGGCGTAGAAGCTATGTCTGAAGTTGTCGGTAAAATCTCAGAAGAAATTAAAGCAGGCACTGCAGCTGCAATCAAAGCAGCTGATGAGCAGATCACGCAAGGAAAAGTCATACTAGCTACAATTTCTATAGCAAGTCTTGTTTTTGCAGTGTTGATCGCGTGGCTATATGTTGGTCGCAATTTGATGAAACGCCTGAATGCCCTTGTTCGTGACATGACGCAAATTGCCGGCGGAGATTTGAACACAGAAGTTGCTGTTGCAGGAAGTGATGAAATTACAGCTATGGCAACGGCTCTGGTTGGTTTCCGTGATAATGCACGTGAAGCTGAGCAGATGCGTGTCGAAAGTGAACGACAACGTCGAGAGCGCGAAGAGGCTGAACATAAGGCGGAACAGGAAGCGCGTGAAGCTGAAGAACGCGCCCGTGCTGAAAAAGAACGCCTTGAGCAGGAAGCCGAAGTACAACGTAAGGCCGAGCTTACTAAACTTGCTGATGACTTTGAAGGCAGCGTTAAGCACCTGGTTGAAAGTTTCGCTTCAGCGACCACTCAAATGGAAGCAAGTTCTGATGTGATGAGTAATGCTGCCAGTGACACGGAACAACGTTCCGGGTCGGTTTCTGCCGCCTCTGATGTTGCCAGCGCAAGTGTGGATAGCGTTGCAGCCGCGACCGAGGAGCTCACCTCTTCCATTAATGAAATCAGCCGTCAGGTTGGTCAGGCTGCTAATATAGCAAATGGCGCTGTAACGGAAGCTGAGCGTACCAATCAGATGGTGACCAGCCTGAACGAAGCGGCGTCTCGAATTGGCGACGTCGTTGGTTTGATTAATGATATTGCAGGGCAAACAAACTTGCTGGCATTGAACGCAACCATTGAAGCCGCACGTGCGGGGGATGCAGGTAAAGGCTTCGCAGTTGTGGCTAGTGAGGTTAAGAACCTTGCAAGTCAGACAGCCAAGGCTACAGAGGAAATCTCCAGCCAGATCAAAGCCGTGCAGGATGAGACATCCAGTGCGGTAGGAGCAATTGGAAGTATTACTTCCACGATTGGACAGATCAACGAGATTGCGACAAGCATTGCATCTGCAGTGGAAGAGCAGGGCGCGGCGACAGGCGAGATTAGCAGATCTGTCCAGCAAGCGGCCCAAAGTACTCAGGAAGTATCTCGCAATATTGAAGGGGTAAATCAGGCAGCACAGACAACAGGCGCAACCGCCGGTGAAGTCAAACTGGTCTCTGCATCTCTCTCTAAGGAGGTCACGGAACTTGAGGCGGAAGTGAATAACTTCCTTGCTCGAGTGCGCGCCTAA